A window of Chthoniobacterales bacterium genomic DNA:
CCGGTCACCCCGAGGCGGCAAGCTTTGACCGCTGGTAGTGACGCCCGCCGGGCTGTGTGGCGCGGACGGATCGCCCTTGCTTCCAAGGAGCCCGCGTGAAACTGCTCGCCCGCGTGGGGGTGTGGTGCCAAGTTTGTAGGTGTCATGTCCGCGCACGCTGCAGAGCAATCCGCAGGCTGGCGAGTGGAGCACAAAGCAGGTGCCCCCGTGATTCATTTGCCCCCGCGGTTGGACGATCGCGCCGTGGCCGGCTGTTGGGACGAGGTGTTGGCTGCGGCGCGGTCCGCAGACGGTCCTGTGACCGTCGAATGCGCCGGCGTGCAGGAGTGCGGCGGTGCGGGCTTTGCGTTGCTTGTCGCGTTGGAGGAGGCGCGCAGTCGCACGGGGGCAACATGCAGGATCGAGGGTCTGGCCCCGCATTTCCGCTCGGTGATCGACGCGGTGGACCGCGCCGGGATGTCCGGCGCCCGTGTCGGGGATGTCGGACGCTTCGCGCGCATCGAGGACATCGGGCGCGCGGCCGCGGAGCGGGCCGCGGACTGGCATGACGAAGCTTCGTTTGTCGGGGAGGTCGGCGCGGGTTTGCTTTCCTTCGGACGCAGGCCGCGGGTGCGTTGGCGCGAGTGGTGGATGATCGTCGAGAAGGCCGGTGCCAACGCCTTGCCCATTGTGGCGCTCATCAGTTTTCTCATGGGAATGATCATGGCCTTCCAAGGGGCAATGCCGATGCGCCAGTTCGGGGTCGATATCTTCGTGGTTAATCTCGTGGCGCTGGCCATCACGCGCGAACTCGGTCCGATCATGACCGCGATCGTTCTGGCCGGCCGCTCGGGATCGGCCTTCGCCGCAGAGATCGGGACGATGAAAGTCAACGAGGAGGTGGCGGCACTCACCACGATGGGACTGAGTCCGGTGCGCTTCCTTGCCGTGCCGCGCGTGCTTGCGGGCGTTGCGGTGACTCCCGTGCTGACGATTTATTCCATGGCGATCGGCGTGGCCGGGGGCCTGTTCGTCATGCTGATGCTCGGGTTTCCCCTGGCTACGCTCTTCCACCAGCTCTCCGGAGCCCTCACGCTCAA
This region includes:
- a CDS encoding MlaE family lipid ABC transporter permease subunit, which gives rise to MSAHAAEQSAGWRVEHKAGAPVIHLPPRLDDRAVAGCWDEVLAAARSADGPVTVECAGVQECGGAGFALLVALEEARSRTGATCRIEGLAPHFRSVIDAVDRAGMSGARVGDVGRFARIEDIGRAAAERAADWHDEASFVGEVGAGLLSFGRRPRVRWREWWMIVEKAGANALPIVALISFLMGMIMAFQGAMPMRQFGVDIFVVNLVALAITRELGPIMTAIVLAGRSGSAFAAEIGTMKVNEEVAALTTMGLSPVRFLAVPRVLAGVAVTPVLTIYSMAIGVAGGLFVMLMLGFPLATLFHQLSGALTLKDVAAGLIKSFFFGAVVAGVGCMRGLQTGAGPSAVGDATTRAVVTGIFLIVLLDAVFAVVYYQLKF